AAATTGAAATACTTCTTGGTTCCACTATTGGCGAGTCTAATTATCTCCTGTTCGAAAGAGGATGATCCCGATGACCAAGCTGATGGAAAGCTTTGGTTTAGGGGTTACTCACAATCAGAAAAGCTTTTTTATGTCGGCGGCGAACAACGCGATGCTTCAAGTCTGGATTTGTCAACGCTCTTCAATGAAACCCGTCGTTCGTGGATTTCTACTTCACGTTACGTAGGAGATCACTATTTCTTTGATGATGATACGCTGGAAATTCGTTTTGACAATCCACCTTTTAATCGATATGGCTATTATTTCAGCAATGATTCATTGTTTGGACTGATCAACGATAGCTTTATTGGAGGCGACCCATTTCCTCGGTATTTGGCTTCGGGTAGTAAAAATGAGTTAAAGACAAAGCATTGCCTCACCTACATCCGCACTTATCGCGACGATGGCACCTCACGCAAGGGTTCGTCATTTAATGTTACCGATCATGAGACGGTAGAAAGTGTTATTGGCAATTCAGAATTTATGGGGATCAACCAAATGGGTCCGAACGATACGCTGCTTTTGATCAATCAGACCAAGATTTACAATTAGGTCGGTTTTGTATTACGCGTAACCCAAATCACTAAAACTGTCTGTGGGTTTGACTCTCTTTGTAACGAAAAAGAGTCTATTATGAGCCTTACCGTCCAAATCTTATTGGGAGTCATCATACTTCATTTCATCGTAGGCTTTGGTTACTTGATTTACAAGTTGTCGCCTAAGAAGAAGGATAAGGAGTAGGAGCTATCTATTCCGTGTGATGCTCATCCTAAATCGACAAACGCTTTACTCTATTCCGTTTCACTTTTTCTTTTCAGCCTCTTCTCCACCCGCATCGAGATAAAGAGACTCAACAGTACGAACCCGGTAAACAAAAAGAATCCTTCGTTGAGTTTGGAGTGATTGGTTGTGAGAATATCGATGGTATGGGAGATGTTTTCCAATTGACCGAGCTGCTCGGATACGATCCCGGAGAAACCAATGTAAGCCATAAAAATCGCGACTACCATGACGTCGGCCATCGACCATTTCCCCGTTTTGAAAACCATGAAAGCTACCGCTCGATTGGAACGAACACTCTTCCGGAAGAGATAAATCACCGTAGCTAAGAGTTTGCTGAAGGGAAAGATTACGCTAAACAGAAAGACCAAAACAGCCACAAGGAATAGATCAATCTTGCCTTGTCCGATAAGTAGCCCCACCACCTCCACAATGCTTTTGCTTTTGAAATACAGCACTTGATCGCTAAAGAGGACGGGTTCTCCCAAAAGGGTAAAGGACAATTCATCGATCCGAGCGTCGATTTCGATCATCGGCAGGAGTACACCCAAAAAAAGAAGGATTGAGGAAAAGATGACGACCATCAGAAGGGTAAACGGTTGATCAGCCGAACCTGCAAACAAACTCACTAAGACCAGGGTATATAGCAGTCCGATGATGACAAAGTATTTGATCTTTCCGTCGTTCAGAGTACCAATTTCAGCCTTTAGTTTTTGGGTAGCTTCTACTCTTGTTTCGCTATTGTGCTTGGCTAAAATGTGGTCGTGCAGGGTGTAATCCATTTCGGCAAAGGTCTTATCGGCATATTCATCCAGTTTGCCACGGACCCAGTTTTTCAAATCTCGACGATTTTCGGGATCCTCCATAAAGTTTAGGATCTCTTCCGTGATCGTGGGGATTTGTTTTTCGAGCTCGTCAAAGGTTTTGGTCACGCTCGCTACCATGTTTCTGAAAACGCCACCTATGCTTCCACTGTTACTGTCTCGGTATTCGTTGCGAAACCGCCTTATCTGCTCATAAAGGAAGTCTTGAATTTTTACCCGCATTTCCTCGCGGTTGGTATCGGTGATCTGAAACTCATCAATCTTCTTTGCCACGATCGTGGCAACCTGCTCCTTCCATTCATCTACATTGAAAATGCCGTATTTGATCATGGAGAGTTCGATCAGATCCTCGGTGTGTTGCTTTTGCAAGCGATTGATGCGGAAGATTTCAAAAGCAGAATAGCTCTGAATCAGGATGGCTGCAATGAGGAAAATGCGAATAGTGAATTGGCGGGTCATCTGCTTTTTTTCAGCGCTTGAAATTACCTAATGTAATATTCGGTTTTCAGATAAGTCATAACTGTCTGCTTCACGTTTCTAATCACAAGAATCCATGCTTTCCTTGGTTGTTTAGAATCAGTTCGTTAGACTTGTATGAGCCTTAGCGCGCTCAGTAACCAAAATTACTCGTATGAAACCCTTTAAACAACCTTTCACCACTCTTAGGTCCATTTCGCTTAGAACTGCCTTGATCGCATCGCTACTTGTTGTGGTGATGGCCGGCTGTTCTCTCGTGCCTTATTACGATGCGAGCGTCATTGAACAAATTGAAGAAACCACTGCTACCGCCGATCGGTTCTATCTCCTGATGGCCATCGATTCTACTTCAGAAGAATCACTGCGGAAATACGAAATGGCAGAGCCTTTTTACTACGACCTCATTCTCGATTTGCGAAAAGTTAACCGCATGAATGAGTACCGCAAGAAAAGTGAAGCATCGACCAAGCAAGTCGATCTGGCTATCGACATAATTGAGTCGCAAAAATCCATTCATGAAAGCATGGAGCGACTGGATGAGTCCGGTCTTATACAGCTTCATCGGTCTCAAACGATGGATGCCCTCTTTATACTTCGGGCTACTGAATCAAGACTACCCAAACAATCAAACTAAACGACCATGGCATTTGAAATCGACGAAGTAATAGGAGATATGGCTCAAGCCATAAAAGGATCAGTAAAGGAAGACTGGCCCGATGCAAAAGAAACGGTAAAGCAATTTCTCGACCGCCGCAAAGAGCGGATGAAGTTGATCGCGGAGCTTATCTTAAAAGGTGTTTTGACTGTAGATTCAGCAAAGCCCTACCTCGACATTGAAAAGAAACTACTGGAGATGGAAATTTTGAGCATTTCGATTATTACAAAAGCGGTGGCCCAAAACGCAGCAACCAAAGCGATTAAGGTCTTGATGGATGCTATCAAGGTGGCTATTCCGTTGTGAACTTGGAGACGACAATCCGCCAATCCTTTATTGCAGTTTTTTCTCACTTCGAGTGGCTTTCTATACTACTCACTTGTTCCTTGCGATTCACTAAAACTGAAGAGGTTTGGCCTTGCTGATCGAGTACGTTTGCCTCATCCTTGCAGTGTATTTTCACTCTCGCGTTTGGTAAACTGTCGATTTGACAATTCTTTCTAGCTTATAGAGTAAACTTAGAATCAGGAAACGAAGATTCCCGGTATATTCGGAATTCATCCAATCTATAACACCCGTATGGAAATTAGTAAGAAAGCACACGACTTTGAGACATTCGACGCTCCGACAAAGATTCATTGGAACCAATACCTGATCGATGGAAAGCTTCACACCTGGTCGGGAGAAATGGAAGAAGTTTTCTCGCCGATGGGTGATGTCAATTCTGATGGCAGTGTAGCAAAGACGTCTTTGGGAGAGTCACCTTTATTGACTGCTGAGGTAGGACTGAGAGCATTGGCTGCAGCCAAAAAAGCATACAACAACGGTCGCGGCCATTGGCCCACCGCCGCAGCGAATGAAAGGGTAGAGGCTATGGAGCACTTTCTGGACTTGATGGTCGCCAAAAGGGAAGAGGTCAGCACGATGCTGATGTGGGAGATTGCCAAGAATAAATCAGCAGCCTTCAAAGAGTTTGACCGTACGGTGGACTACATACGAGATACCATTGAGGAATTTAAAGAGCTGCAGCGCCGCGGGTCGCGCATCGCCTCCAAGGACGGAATCGTTTCGCAGATTCGCCGTGGACCATTGGGGGTAGTGCTTTGCTTGGGCCCTTACAACTATCCCCTCAACGAAACTTTCTGCCTCCTCATCCCCGCATTGATGATGGGAAATACGGTAGTGTTTAAACCCGCCAAATATGGAGTACTCCTACTCACTCCATTGGTAGAAGCTTTTAAAGAGGCTTTTCCACCTGGAGTGGTAAACATTGTTTTCGGTCGTGGACGCACTCTGGCCGGGCCGATTATGCAAACGGGAGATGTGGATGTGCTGGCTTTGATCGGCGGATCGAGCAGTTCCAATGCCTTGGTTTCTCAACATCCCAAACCAAATCGCCTTCGTCAAGTGCTGGGATTGGAAGCGAAGAATCCGGCTATTGTCTTTCCCGATGCTGATCTTGACTTGTCCGTAAAGCAATGCGTGAACGGCGGTTTGAGCTACAACGGACAGCGCTGTACTGCGATTAAAATTATCTTCGTTCACAAAAGTGTGGCGCAGCAATTCGTCGACAAGTTAGGCGATGCGGTAGATCAGTTGAAACTCGATCATCCTGCCACCAATAGTGAGTTGACACCACTGCCCGAGCGCGACAAAGTGATCGCCATGGAAGCCTATGTAGATGATGCCGTAGCCAAAGGAGCGAAGGTGGTGAACCAATATGCGGGTCGTGTAAACGATACTGCTTTCTTTCCTGCGGTGCTATACCCCGTCTCAAACGATATGCGAATTTACCACGAGGAACAGTTCGGTCCCGTCGTTCCGGTCGTGGAATACGACGATCTGGAGGAAGTGATGGATTGCATTGCCGAGTCTGATTACGGTCAGCAGTGCAGCCTTTTCAGTGAAGGAGAAAAGACCGTTTCTTCAGCCGTAGACAATATGGTAAACCAAGTATGCCGTGTGAACATAAACGCATCATGTCAGCGCGGGCCTGACTACCTCCCTTTTACAGGAAGGAAAGACAGCGCCGTGGGGACACTTAGTGTAAACGATGCCCTCCGTTCGTTCTCCATTCGCACCGTCGTGGCGACTGATACGGGTCAGCGTGAATTGGTAGGAAAAGTCGTATCGGGTGGAAATAGCAATTTCATGACAACGGATTATTTGTTGTAGGGGTTTTTTATTTTTAGCTTTTCTTGTTGTGGGACGAAGAAAGTTTAAATCTAGCAAACGGCATAGTGGAATGCTCACCAATGCATCCATCTTACTCCTCTTTGGTTGGGCGTTTTGTTTGGCCATATATGCGTACATCTTCCAATACGCCTACAAAGAGAATGTGAGAGTCATTTCGATCATGGTTCTTCCACTCTTGTTGGGCTTGGTGTGGGAAAATTGGAGACTTTCCAGAAATTGGTATCATTTACAAATCAAGATCTTGGGAGCGCTTCTGTTTAGTCTCTTGGCATTTCTCAATTTCAAAGGCGAAGTGAATTATGACTTTGAGAGACACCTTGAGATTTGGCCTTACGGTTTTATAGGCATTTTCACCATCATATCAGCCCTATACCACGACGAGAGGGTGGTGATCAGGCTAGGAGAAGGCATCACCCTATTGCAATCCATTTGTTTGGTGTATTTCGCATTCGAGAAAGGATGGATGGAACCGTCCAATGCTCTTCAAGTTGTTTTATTGATTCTTGTCGGTTTATTCTGTCTCTTTTCTATTTTTCATTCTTTGAGTTATACGAAGCTTGCTGAGCTAAACAGGCTGATTCTAAGTATTTTTAGTTCTATTGCAATGTTAACTTTTGCCGTTGACCACTCTATTCAAGTATTGCAGAGTGATGTTACTGAAAATGAAGTGTCCATTTCCCTTGGTTTGGTAGCACTGGAGTATTTTTTACTAGGCATTGCATTGATGTACATTTTTCAGAATTTTCTAATGCTTCAGGTCTATTTTCCCGCAAAGAATAGATTTTACGACAGGTTGCATCGGGAGTCCATGAAGGAGATGAATGGACTCCATATAGCGAGGTTTGACAGCTCTCAGCTCAATCGATTGGATGCCATTCTCATCATTAGCCTTTCACTCGCGCTTTTCTATATCAATTATCACTTTGCATTCATTCATTATTATTCCCTCATTTGGATTCTGTTTGTGATGGCACCGCTCTTACCGGAAATACGGAAAGTGTTTATAAAACAGAAACAGGAAATGTTTGATGCCAAATAGACCAGTCTCACTCTACCTTAAAAATAGCATTGAATACAAAAACCCCCTTGTCGAAACAAGGGGGCCTTTGTATTTAACCAAATCAACACCTTGAAGTCACCCTTGGTGCCAATTGATACTCACTATTCCATCAACTTAATGCGAAATAATGAGTTTTTTCACCTCGATTTGATTACCCGAGATTAGGCGTACGAGGTAGATGCCATTTGTTAAAGCAGAACCATCAAATTCGATTCTTCCTTCTCGTTGATCTTGATTTCCTGAAAGTAAAACTTCAACCACACGTCCTTGCAAGTCCAATACTTCAAGTGACATACGCTCACTATTAATAGTGGAGTAGCTGATAAAAGCAACTGACTCCGTCGGATTTGGTGCAATGGTGAGATCCATTTCTGACTCGGGATATGCGGTCGATACAAAGTTTTGTATGGCCACTGCGCTTACGCAACCCGATGCTAAGTCACCATTGAAGAATACGTCAGGTCCCCCTGTCGCAGCGAGCAATTCGGTGCTGAGGTCAACCAGATCCAGAGCGTAAAGTCCGCCACCTTCTGAGCTGTTTCCATTTGCTAAGAGTAGCCGGCCATCTTCGAGCAAGCAAGCTCCGTTGATTTCCGTAAGCTCCAATGGAATTAGGCTGTTGTCAAGTAGGTTGGTCAAGGTGTTGTCCGTTCTATTGATCAACCAGAGGATTTGCTCATCAGGTGTTCCCGTAGCGATCAGGTCTCCGCCGCTAACATCCACTCCTGAGAAAGCCACGGTAGCTACTGCCACTCCTCCGACTATTTCCACACTATAGATGGTATTATTTGACGATTTCCCGATGAAGAGAGTTCCGCTCAGATCAAAAGTAGCTGCAGGGAAACCACTCAGAGATTGGCCTGACTCCGTTTCGATCGGAATGTTTTGCTGCGCATAAGATGCCGTAGCAGGATCGAAAATATCGATCGAACTTCCTCTTACTGCATAGATCAGTCCATCAGGGCTTACCGCAATGTGATTGTCATCGGTGCTGAACCCTTCGATTTGAGTTAGGTCAAGCGTATTGTCCTCATTTAAAGTTATAGCGAAGAGTTCATTGTCGGTTCCGTTTTGAGGGTAACCGGTATAGTAGGTCACGAAGTTATTGCATCCGGGGCCAGACTGAGACTCC
This Cryomorphaceae bacterium 1068 DNA region includes the following protein-coding sequences:
- a CDS encoding aldehyde dehydrogenase family protein; this translates as MEISKKAHDFETFDAPTKIHWNQYLIDGKLHTWSGEMEEVFSPMGDVNSDGSVAKTSLGESPLLTAEVGLRALAAAKKAYNNGRGHWPTAAANERVEAMEHFLDLMVAKREEVSTMLMWEIAKNKSAAFKEFDRTVDYIRDTIEEFKELQRRGSRIASKDGIVSQIRRGPLGVVLCLGPYNYPLNETFCLLIPALMMGNTVVFKPAKYGVLLLTPLVEAFKEAFPPGVVNIVFGRGRTLAGPIMQTGDVDVLALIGGSSSSNALVSQHPKPNRLRQVLGLEAKNPAIVFPDADLDLSVKQCVNGGLSYNGQRCTAIKIIFVHKSVAQQFVDKLGDAVDQLKLDHPATNSELTPLPERDKVIAMEAYVDDAVAKGAKVVNQYAGRVNDTAFFPAVLYPVSNDMRIYHEEQFGPVVPVVEYDDLEEVMDCIAESDYGQQCSLFSEGEKTVSSAVDNMVNQVCRVNINASCQRGPDYLPFTGRKDSAVGTLSVNDALRSFSIRTVVATDTGQRELVGKVVSGGNSNFMTTDYLL
- a CDS encoding paraquat-inducible protein A, which gives rise to MTRQFTIRIFLIAAILIQSYSAFEIFRINRLQKQHTEDLIELSMIKYGIFNVDEWKEQVATIVAKKIDEFQITDTNREEMRVKIQDFLYEQIRRFRNEYRDSNSGSIGGVFRNMVASVTKTFDELEKQIPTITEEILNFMEDPENRRDLKNWVRGKLDEYADKTFAEMDYTLHDHILAKHNSETRVEATQKLKAEIGTLNDGKIKYFVIIGLLYTLVLVSLFAGSADQPFTLLMVVIFSSILLFLGVLLPMIEIDARIDELSFTLLGEPVLFSDQVLYFKSKSIVEVVGLLIGQGKIDLFLVAVLVFLFSVIFPFSKLLATVIYLFRKSVRSNRAVAFMVFKTGKWSMADVMVVAIFMAYIGFSGIVSEQLGQLENISHTIDILTTNHSKLNEGFFLFTGFVLLSLFISMRVEKRLKRKSETE